ACAGCTCGGCGATCTCGGCCAGCAGGGACAGCTTGTTGTCCGCGAACGAGATGAAACCGCCGTGCACCGCGGCGACGACCGTTCCACCTTCACTCGTACGGATGGTCACCGGGCCCGACTCCAGCACACCGAGCAGCGGCTGGTGACCGGGCATGACGCCGATGTCGCCGGACGTGGTGCGCGCGACGACCAGGGTGGCCTCGCCGGACCAGACCTGGCGGTCGGCGGCGACCAGCTCGACGTGCAGCTCAGCAGCCAAGGGTGGCTCCTCGGGTCACCACCCGGCGGGGGTGCCGGGTGTTGGGGTCAATTCTAGGGGGCGTGCAGGAGGGGGCGGGACGGACCCGCCCCCTCACACGAGCACGGGGCTCGGAGCCGAGGCTCAGGAGACGCCCAGCTCCTTCGCGTTCTTCTTCAGGTCCTCGAGACCACCGCACATGAAGAACGCCTGCTCGGGGAAGTGGTCGTACTCGCCGTCGCAGATCGCGTTGAACGCGGCGATCGACTCGTCGAGCGGCACGTCCGAGCCGTCCACGCCGGTGAACTGCTTGGCGACGTGGGTGTTCTGGGACAGGAAGCGCTCCACGCGACGGGCACGGTGGACGACGAGCTTGTCCTCCTCGCCCAGCTCGTCGATGCCGAGGATCGCGATGATGTCCTGGAGGTCCTTGTACTTCTGCAGGATCCCCTTGACGCGCATGGCGCACTCGTAGTGGTCCTGCGAGATGTAGCGCGGGTCCAGGATCCGGGACGTGGAGTCCAGCGGGTCCACGGCCGGGTAGATGCCCTTCTCGGAGATCGGACGGGACAGAACCGTCGTCGCGTCGAGGTGGGCAAAGGTGGTGGCCGGGGCCGGGTCGGTCAGGTCGTCGGCGGGGACGTAGATCGCCTGCATCGACGTGATCGAGTGACCGCGGGTCGAGGTGATGCGCTCCTGCAGGAGGCCCATCTCGTCGGCCAGGTTCGGCTGGTAACCCACCGCGGACGGCATACGGCCGAGCAGCGTGGAGACCTCGGAACCGGCCTGCGTGAAGCGGAAGATGTTGTCGATGAAGAACAGCACGTCCTGCTTCTGGACGTCGCGGAAGTACTCGGCCATGGTCAGGCCGGCCAGCGCGACGCGCAGACGGGTGCCCGGGGGCTCGTCCATCTGGCCGAAGACCAGCGCGGTCTTGTCGATGACGCCCGAGTCGGACATCTCCTCGATCAGGTCGTTGCCCTCACGGGTGCGCTCGCCGACACCGGCGAACACGGAGACACCGTCGTGGTTGTTGGCGACACGGTAGATCATCTCCTGGATGAGCACCGTCTTGCCGACGCCGGCGCCGCCGAACAGACCGATCTTGCCGCCCTTGACGTACGGGGTGAGCAGGTCGATGACCTTGACGCCCGTCTCGAACATCTCGGTCTTGGACTCGAGCTCGTCGAAGTTCGGGGCCTTGCGGTGGATCGGCCAGCGCTCGCCGTCGTAGGACTCGTCGACGTTCAGCACCTCACCGAGGGTGTTGAACACCTTGCCCTTGGTGAAGTCGCCGACCGGCACGGTGATCGGCGCGCCGGTGTCGACGACCGGGGCCTGGCGGACCAGACCGTCGGTCGGCTGCATGGAGATCGCGCGGACCAGACCGTCACCCAGGTGCTGGGCGACCTCCAGGGTCAGCGTCTTCTTCTCGCCCTGGTTCGCCGGGTCGGCGACCTCGACGTGCAGGGCCTGGTAGATGTCCGGCATCGCGTCGACGGGGAACTCCACGTCGACGACCGGGCCGATGACCCGGGCGACGCGGCCCGTAGCCGTCGCGGTCTCAACAGTGGTGGTCATTTATCGGTCACTCCCCGCGGTCGCGTCGGCCAGGGCGCTGGCGCCACCGACGATCTCGCTGATTTCCTGGGTGATTTCGGCCTGGCGGGCCTGGTTGGCAAGCCGGGTGAGCGTCTCGATGAGCTCTCCGGCGTTGTCCGTGGCCGACTTCATCGCGCGCCGCGTGGCGGCGTGCTTCGAAGCGGCCGACTGGAGCAGCGCGTTGTAGATGCGGCTCTCCACGTACCGCGGCAGCAGGGCGTCGAGGACGTCCTCCGCCGAGGGCTCGAACTCGTACAGCGGGAGGATCTCGCCCTTCGGGTGAGCCTCCTCCGCGACCTCCTCGAGGCGCAGCGGCAGCAGCCGGGCGTCCAGCGCCGTCTGCGTCATCATCGAGACGAACTCGGTGTAGACGATGTGGAGTTCGTCCACGCCGCCGTCCGCCGTCTCCTTCTCGATGGCCTCGATCAGGGGCGCCGCGACCTTCTTGGCGTCCGCGTACGTCGGCTCGTCGGTGAAGCCCGTCCACGACTCCGCGACCTTGCGCTCACGGAAGTTGTAGTGGGCGACACCGCGCCGGCCGACGATGTACGTGTCGACCTGCTTGCCGTCGCGCTCCAGGCGCTCGGTCAGCTGCTCCGCCGTCTTGATGGCGTTGGAGTTGAAGGCGCCGGCCAGACCGCGGTCGCTCGTGAGGAGCAGGACCGCGGCACGGGTCGGGTTCTCCGCCTCCGTGGTGAGCGGGTGCTTGGTGTTCGAGCCGGTGCCGACCGCCGTGACCGCACGCGTCAGCTCGTTCGCGTACGGCGTGGAGGCCGCCACCTTGCGCTGCGCCTTGACGACGCGCGAGGCGGCGATCATCTCCATCGCCTTCGTGATCTTCTTGGTCGCGCTGACGGATCGGATGCGACGCTTGTAGACCCGGAGCTGGGCTCCCATGAGTCAGGTCCCTTCCTTACGTCACTTGGCGGCAGCGGCAGGAACGTCCTCGCCGAGCAGCTTGCCGTCGCTCGTCTCGAACTGCTTCTTGAACTCCGCGATCGCGTCGGCGACGGCCGTGAGGGTGTCGTCCGACATCTTGCCGCCCTCCTTGATGGAGGTCATGAGCGGCTGGTGCTTGCGGTGCAGGAACTCCAGCAGCTCCTTCTCGAAGCGGCGGATGTCGGCGACCGGGACGTCGTCCATCTTGCCGGTGGTGCCGGCCCACACGGAGACGACCTGGTCCTCGGTGGACATCGGCTGGTACTGGTCCTGCTTCAGCAGCTCGACCATGCGCTGACCGCGCTCCAGCTGCGCCTTCGACGCAGCGTCCAGGTCGGAACCGAAGGCAGCGAAGGCCTCCAGCTCACGGAACTGGGCGAGGTCCACGCGCAGACGGCCGGAGACCTGCTTCATCGCCTTGTGCTGGGCGGAACCGCCGACTCGGGAGACGGAGATACCGACGTTCAGCGCGGGGCGCTGACCGGCGTTGAACAGGTCCGACTCCAGGAAGCACTGGCCGTCGGTGATGGAGATGACGTTGGTCGGGATGAACGCCGAGACGTCGTTGGCCTTGGTCTCGACGATCGGCAGACCGGTCATCGAGCCGGCGCCCATGTCGTCGGAGAGCTTGGCGCAGCGCTCCAGCAGCCGGGAGTGCAGGTAGAAGACGTCACCCGGGTAGGCCTCACGGCCCGGCGGGCGGCGCAGCAGCAGGGACACGGCGCGGTAGGCGTCGGCCTGCTTCGACAGGTCGTCGAAGATGATCAGGACGTGCTTGCCCTGGTACATCCAGTGCTGGCCGATGGCCGAACCGGTGTACGGCGCCAGGTACTTGAAGCCGGCCGGGTCGGACGCCGGGGCGGCGACGATGGTCGTGTACTCCAGGGCGCCGTTCTCCTCCAGCGCGCGGCGCACGCCGGCGATGGTGGAGCCCTTCTGGCCGATGGCGACGTAGATGCAGCGGACCTGCTTCTTCGGGTCGCCCGAGCGCCAGTTGTCGCGCTGGTTGATGATCGTGTCGACGGCCAGGGCGGTCTTGCCCGTCTGGCGGTCACCGATGATCAGCTGACGCTGACCGCGGCCGATCGGGGTCATCGCGTCGACGGCCTTGTAGCCGGTCTCCATCGGCTCGTGCACCGACTTGCGCTGCATGACCGTGGGGGCCTGCAGTTCCAGCGCGCGCCGGCTGTCGGTCTCGATCTCGCCGAGGCCGTCGATCGGGTTGCCGAGCGGGTCGACGACGCGGCCGAGGTAGCCCTCGCCCACCGCGACGGAGAGGACCTCGCCGGTGCGGGTGACCGGCTGACCCTCCTCGATGCCGCTGAACTCGCCGAGGACGATGGCACCGATCTCGCGCTCCTCGAGGTTGAGGGCGAGGCCGAGGGTGCCGTCCTCGAACTTCAGCAGTTCGTTGGCCATGGCCGAGGGAAGACCCTCGATCTTCGCGATGCCGTCGCCGGCAAGGGTGACCGTACCGACCTCCTCGCGCGAGGCCGCGTCCGGCTTGTACGACTGGACGAAGGTCTCCAGTGCGTCCCGGATCTCCTCCGGCCGGATCGTGAGCTCCGCCATCTGGGTTCCCTGCTCTCCTTGTTGGGCCCGAAGTTTCACTTGGGGGGTATGGGGACACCCCCCAATAGGAGGTGAATCCTCTGCACGGCCCAACCAGGGCCGTAAGTACGTACTGACTCTTGAGTTGCTAACTCGCCATGCGACGGGCGGCGTCGTCCAGCCGGTCCGCGAGGGAGCCGTTGATGACCTCGTCACCGACCTGCACCCGGATACCGCCGATCACCTCGGGGTCCACG
This genomic interval from Streptomyces sp. NBC_00557 contains the following:
- a CDS encoding F0F1 ATP synthase subunit gamma, which encodes MGAQLRVYKRRIRSVSATKKITKAMEMIAASRVVKAQRKVAASTPYANELTRAVTAVGTGSNTKHPLTTEAENPTRAAVLLLTSDRGLAGAFNSNAIKTAEQLTERLERDGKQVDTYIVGRRGVAHYNFRERKVAESWTGFTDEPTYADAKKVAAPLIEAIEKETADGGVDELHIVYTEFVSMMTQTALDARLLPLRLEEVAEEAHPKGEILPLYEFEPSAEDVLDALLPRYVESRIYNALLQSAASKHAATRRAMKSATDNAGELIETLTRLANQARQAEITQEISEIVGGASALADATAGSDR
- a CDS encoding F0F1 ATP synthase subunit epsilon — translated: MAAELHVELVAADRQVWSGEATLVVARTTSGDIGVMPGHQPLLGVLESGPVTIRTSEGGTVVAAVHGGFISFADNKLSLLAEIAELSDEIDVQRTERELERAKAEGDAAAERRADVRLRAAAAS
- the atpA gene encoding F0F1 ATP synthase subunit alpha, translating into MAELTIRPEEIRDALETFVQSYKPDAASREEVGTVTLAGDGIAKIEGLPSAMANELLKFEDGTLGLALNLEEREIGAIVLGEFSGIEEGQPVTRTGEVLSVAVGEGYLGRVVDPLGNPIDGLGEIETDSRRALELQAPTVMQRKSVHEPMETGYKAVDAMTPIGRGQRQLIIGDRQTGKTALAVDTIINQRDNWRSGDPKKQVRCIYVAIGQKGSTIAGVRRALEENGALEYTTIVAAPASDPAGFKYLAPYTGSAIGQHWMYQGKHVLIIFDDLSKQADAYRAVSLLLRRPPGREAYPGDVFYLHSRLLERCAKLSDDMGAGSMTGLPIVETKANDVSAFIPTNVISITDGQCFLESDLFNAGQRPALNVGISVSRVGGSAQHKAMKQVSGRLRVDLAQFRELEAFAAFGSDLDAASKAQLERGQRMVELLKQDQYQPMSTEDQVVSVWAGTTGKMDDVPVADIRRFEKELLEFLHRKHQPLMTSIKEGGKMSDDTLTAVADAIAEFKKQFETSDGKLLGEDVPAAAAK
- the atpD gene encoding F0F1 ATP synthase subunit beta is translated as MTTTVETATATGRVARVIGPVVDVEFPVDAMPDIYQALHVEVADPANQGEKKTLTLEVAQHLGDGLVRAISMQPTDGLVRQAPVVDTGAPITVPVGDFTKGKVFNTLGEVLNVDESYDGERWPIHRKAPNFDELESKTEMFETGVKVIDLLTPYVKGGKIGLFGGAGVGKTVLIQEMIYRVANNHDGVSVFAGVGERTREGNDLIEEMSDSGVIDKTALVFGQMDEPPGTRLRVALAGLTMAEYFRDVQKQDVLFFIDNIFRFTQAGSEVSTLLGRMPSAVGYQPNLADEMGLLQERITSTRGHSITSMQAIYVPADDLTDPAPATTFAHLDATTVLSRPISEKGIYPAVDPLDSTSRILDPRYISQDHYECAMRVKGILQKYKDLQDIIAILGIDELGEEDKLVVHRARRVERFLSQNTHVAKQFTGVDGSDVPLDESIAAFNAICDGEYDHFPEQAFFMCGGLEDLKKNAKELGVS